The Pleurodeles waltl isolate 20211129_DDA chromosome 6, aPleWal1.hap1.20221129, whole genome shotgun sequence genome has a segment encoding these proteins:
- the LOC138299285 gene encoding telethonin-like: MSGNTVVLRGAGMLTAAELSCQVQEENTARRELYTADWMDLSLSSRLESGCSMRELNDHRKETYAKSCEVQFVVQRSPWNVMKLGRLGELPKNYHLPYQRTLPLPIFSSSLERVPTSQEKHRMIELENTPNHLGCGLFEDKKKISEITKDLPPILQLPQMAFQMTSLEQSLYQTLSQEVQRG; encoded by the exons ATGTCGGGGAACACTGTGGTCCTGCGGGGTGCAGGGATGCTCACGGCAGCAGAGCTGAGCTGCCAGGTGCAGGAAGAGAACACGGCCCGGAGGGAGTTGTACACGGCGGACTGGATGGACCTCAGTCTGTCCAGCAGACTAGAGAGCGG CTGCTCCATGAGAGAACTCAATGATCATCGGAAGGAGACCTATGCTAAGTCTTGTGAGGTCCAGTTTGTGGTGCAGAGGTCCCCCTGGAACGTCATGAAGCTTGGTCGCCTTGGTGAGTTGCCAAAGAACTACCATCTACCTTACCAGAGGACCCTGCCACTACCTATTTTCAGCAGCAGTTTAGAAAGAGTGCCTACATCTCAGGAAAAGCACAGAATGATAGAACTGGAAAATACACCAAACCACTTGGGCTGTGGTCTGTTCGAGGACAAGAAGAAGATCTCCGAAATTACCAAGGATCTGCCCCCCATCCTGCAGCTTCCCCAGATGGCGTTTCAGATGACTTCCCTGGAGCAGTCCTTGTACCAAACCTTATCTCAGGAGGTGCAGCGAGGCTAA